A single region of the Aurantiacibacter sp. MUD11 genome encodes:
- a CDS encoding putative 2OG-Fe(II) oxygenase, protein MSVPPAAAQANSAGHAAMKAGDAAAAQTHFAQAVALAPEVLDFRLNHAIALNTLGRFAEARTELEAVEALGRGNPAYCSTRASSERALGRKREAAEWYDRALAIEPQRVRALHGRARVALERGEADALERFDRALAVNSGDADLWLGKAQALDVAGDAGGAHAIAEQLVAQAPHWTEGLKFLAQLRLGEGEEDFTSHYGTAAERVPQDPNILAEWATQLAGLDYNEQAAEVAARACKAFPQIEHFRLMHAIYSGAAGDDEKAERLFSALEIDSENRWVQEARHSLRLAHYDRADKALTRALELAPLSISAWALRDILWRLTDNPQAEWLHGQEGFVRLLALHDADSVLAPAIAVLHELHETAPMPLGQSLRGGSQTRGILFDREEPELLALRTAIEDTLEEYRQGLPPLDEAHPLLAHRAAPWWISGSWSVRLSGGGHHHAAHIHPQGIVSSALYCELPESLGDDDDRAGWIELGRPARDLRVELEPLYALRPKAGHLALFPSTLYHGTRPFAEGRRMTVAFDVTLAA, encoded by the coding sequence GTGAGCGTTCCGCCGGCAGCAGCACAGGCCAACAGCGCCGGCCACGCCGCGATGAAGGCAGGCGATGCTGCCGCTGCGCAGACGCACTTCGCGCAAGCCGTGGCGCTGGCGCCCGAGGTACTCGATTTCCGCCTCAACCACGCCATTGCCCTCAACACCCTCGGTCGATTTGCCGAGGCGAGGACCGAGCTTGAGGCAGTGGAAGCCTTGGGCCGCGGAAACCCGGCCTATTGCTCCACCCGCGCCTCGTCGGAACGCGCGCTCGGTCGCAAACGCGAAGCGGCCGAGTGGTACGACCGGGCACTGGCCATCGAACCGCAGCGGGTACGCGCGCTGCATGGCCGCGCGCGCGTGGCGCTGGAACGTGGCGAGGCGGATGCGCTTGAGCGGTTCGATCGGGCCCTGGCCGTCAATTCAGGTGATGCCGACCTGTGGCTCGGCAAGGCGCAAGCGCTGGACGTGGCGGGCGATGCCGGGGGCGCCCATGCAATCGCCGAGCAACTGGTGGCACAGGCACCGCACTGGACAGAGGGACTGAAGTTCCTGGCGCAGCTGCGCCTGGGCGAAGGCGAGGAGGATTTCACCTCGCATTACGGCACCGCCGCGGAGCGTGTGCCGCAGGACCCGAACATCCTTGCCGAGTGGGCCACGCAACTGGCCGGGCTCGACTACAACGAACAGGCCGCCGAGGTTGCCGCGCGCGCATGCAAGGCCTTCCCGCAAATCGAGCACTTCCGGCTGATGCACGCGATCTATTCGGGCGCGGCCGGGGACGACGAGAAAGCCGAGCGACTGTTCTCCGCGCTGGAGATCGACAGCGAGAACCGCTGGGTGCAGGAAGCCCGGCATTCGTTGCGGCTGGCGCACTACGACCGGGCCGACAAGGCGCTGACGCGCGCACTCGAACTGGCTCCGCTCAGCATCTCGGCATGGGCATTGCGCGATATCCTGTGGCGGCTGACCGACAACCCGCAGGCGGAATGGCTGCACGGGCAGGAGGGTTTCGTGCGCCTGCTGGCGCTGCACGACGCCGACAGCGTCCTCGCTCCGGCCATCGCGGTGCTGCACGAGCTGCATGAAACCGCCCCGATGCCTCTGGGGCAGTCGCTGCGAGGCGGCTCGCAGACGCGCGGCATCCTGTTCGACCGCGAGGAGCCGGAACTGCTCGCCCTGCGCACCGCGATCGAGGACACACTGGAGGAATATCGCCAGGGCCTGCCGCCGCTCGACGAGGCCCATCCGCTGCTCGCGCATCGCGCTGCACCGTGGTGGATCAGCGGATCATGGTCGGTGCGGCTCAGCGGCGGCGGGCACCATCACGCCGCGCATATCCATCCGCAGGGTATCGTCTCCTCCGCCCTCTATTGCGAACTGCCCGAGAGCCTTGGCGACGACGATGATCGCGCAGGCTGGATCGAACTTGGCCGCCCTGCGCGCGACCTGCGCGTGGAGCTTGAACCGCTCTACGCGCTGCGCCCCAAGGCGGGCCACCTCGCGCTGTTTCCCAGCACGCTCTACCACGGCACCCGGCCGTTTGCGGAAGGCCGCCGGATGACGGTTGCATTTGACGTAACCCTCGCCGCATAG
- a CDS encoding 2OG-Fe(II) oxygenase, with protein sequence MAKALFELNPDLDRANLARRFAADSRLQIENVLTDETARELRNILIQGTEWGIALQAGTHSEPHSWRGRDLRNQAVGQEIVELVKATDRSAANRDYAFRCNRYSLVEGLQQQWEPGGPHELLLEYLNAPDFLGLMRDVTGIPELAKADGHASCYGPNHFLGKHIDSHVEEGWRIAYVLNLTIDDWYPDWGGYLVFYDDDGNIETGLMPRFNTLNLFRVPQAHAVTYVPPFAPRGRYAISGWLRDK encoded by the coding sequence ATGGCCAAAGCCCTGTTCGAACTGAACCCCGATCTCGATCGCGCCAACCTCGCCCGGCGATTCGCTGCCGACAGCAGGTTGCAGATCGAAAACGTCCTCACCGACGAGACCGCACGCGAGCTGCGCAACATCCTGATCCAGGGTACCGAATGGGGTATCGCGCTGCAGGCGGGCACGCATAGCGAGCCGCACAGCTGGCGCGGGCGAGACCTGCGCAACCAGGCCGTGGGACAGGAAATCGTCGAGCTGGTGAAGGCCACCGATCGCAGTGCCGCGAACCGGGACTACGCCTTTCGCTGCAATCGCTACTCGCTGGTCGAAGGCTTGCAGCAACAGTGGGAGCCGGGCGGCCCGCACGAATTGCTGCTGGAATATCTCAACGCGCCTGATTTCCTCGGCCTGATGCGCGATGTCACCGGCATTCCCGAGCTTGCCAAGGCGGACGGGCACGCCAGTTGCTATGGCCCGAACCACTTCCTCGGGAAGCATATCGACAGCCATGTCGAGGAAGGCTGGCGGATCGCCTATGTCCTCAACCTTACCATCGACGACTGGTACCCCGACTGGGGCGGCTACCTGGTCTTCTACGATGACGACGGCAACATCGAAACGGGTCTCATGCCGCGCTTCAACACCTTGAATTTGTTCAGGGTTCCGCAGGCTCATGCGGTCACCTACGTACCCCCGTTCGCGCCGCGCGGGCGCTATGCCATCAGCGGGTGGCTGCGCGACAAGTGA
- a CDS encoding UrcA family protein — MKTISMKTGLAAAIAASAMIATPALADARDGGETVSVRYSDLDLSTQEGQSALQRRLNRAAEEVCGIDYRTSGRALPSSEARSCYAETIKTFEREIAVRAAEQQRG, encoded by the coding sequence ATGAAGACGATTTCGATGAAGACTGGCCTGGCCGCCGCGATCGCCGCGAGCGCCATGATTGCAACCCCGGCCCTCGCCGACGCCCGTGACGGCGGCGAGACCGTGTCGGTCCGCTACAGCGACCTCGACCTGTCGACGCAGGAAGGTCAGAGCGCGCTGCAGCGTCGCCTGAACCGCGCGGCAGAGGAAGTCTGCGGCATCGACTACCGCACGTCCGGCCGCGCGCTGCCGAGCAGCGAAGCACGCAGCTGCTACGCCGAGACGATCAAGACTTTCGAGCGGGAAATCGCCGTTCGCGCCGCTGAACAGCAGCGCGGTTGA